From Verrucomicrobiota bacterium JB022, one genomic window encodes:
- a CDS encoding ribose-phosphate pyrophosphokinase: protein MQIGEMKVLIGTAHRQLGESICDFIGVPPCRIRIERFPDQEVFVKIDDNIRGRDVFIVQPTCPPANDNLMELLIMIDAARRASANRITAVLPFYGYARQDRKDQPRVPITAKLVANLLTTAGANRVLTMDLHAPQIQGFFDIPVDHLYASSVLFDYFKTLKNEDIMVISPDVGGIKMANQYATHLGADFGFVAKRRTDHSNVEAISIVGDVKGRSVLLVDDLTESAGTLQAAAELLRAQGATKVRAAVSHGVLNEKGYERIRSGFLDELITTNSVPVDCKGLPITVLSVAPLLAEAILRINNHQSVTSLFKQKGI, encoded by the coding sequence ATGCAGATTGGCGAAATGAAGGTATTGATCGGCACGGCCCACCGACAGTTGGGCGAGTCGATCTGCGATTTTATTGGCGTCCCCCCGTGTCGTATCCGTATCGAGCGCTTCCCCGACCAGGAAGTGTTTGTGAAGATCGACGACAACATCCGGGGCCGGGACGTCTTCATTGTACAGCCGACCTGTCCGCCGGCTAACGATAACTTGATGGAGCTGCTGATCATGATCGACGCAGCCCGCCGTGCCTCGGCCAACCGGATTACCGCCGTGCTGCCGTTTTACGGTTATGCCCGTCAAGACCGCAAGGACCAGCCGCGCGTGCCCATCACGGCCAAACTGGTGGCCAACCTGCTGACGACCGCCGGCGCCAACCGCGTGTTGACGATGGATTTGCACGCGCCGCAGATCCAGGGCTTCTTCGACATCCCGGTCGATCACCTCTACGCCTCCTCGGTGCTCTTCGACTACTTCAAGACGTTGAAGAACGAAGACATCATGGTGATTTCGCCCGACGTGGGCGGTATCAAGATGGCCAACCAGTATGCGACCCACCTCGGGGCCGATTTCGGCTTTGTGGCCAAGCGCCGCACCGACCACTCCAACGTGGAGGCAATCAGCATCGTGGGCGACGTGAAGGGCCGTTCGGTGCTGTTGGTCGACGACTTGACGGAATCGGCCGGCACGCTCCAGGCCGCCGCCGAGCTGCTGCGCGCGCAGGGTGCCACCAAGGTGCGGGCGGCCGTCAGCCACGGCGTGCTCAACGAAAAGGGCTACGAGCGCATCCGTAGTGGCTTCCTCGACGAGCTGATCACGACCAACTCCGTGCCGGTGGACTGCAAGGGCCTCCCGATCACGGTGCTGAGTGTCGCCCCGTTGCTCGCCGAAGCCATTCTGCGCATCAACAACCACCAGAGCGTCACCAGCCTCTTCAAGCAGAAGGGGATCTAG
- a CDS encoding Do family serine endopeptidase, whose protein sequence is MLRKLSRFPLVFAFLLVAPLGCGAAEKQDVNADQRFPLEEQRLDASANAVVVSYADVLEKARPAVVSVTTSRIVSSMRGGGGASPLEDFLRRFYGLPQPGPGNPQGPQGGAPGQGQGPEGGAERLIPNGLGSGVIISSDGYILTNNHVVTDPSGEPADEIMVQLNSREEFKAELVGRDERTDIALLKIDRTGLPFLPMADSEKLRVGDIVFAIGNPLGVGQTTTMGIVSATRRTIGILGQGGYEDFIQTDAAINQGNSGGALIDAGGRLVGVNSAIISRTGGSIGIGFAIPTRLARSIVVDLIETGEVRRGFLGVSISDLDRDMAEAFNLDHARGALVESIQPDSPAADAGIERGDVILSINGREVDNSSDLRLRVASMSPDTEVTLGIVRGGKQQDVKVTLGNLDDQDGSGSGTTGGNNRVLEGVRLQTLSAEQAESWNVESQEGVIVLEVEARSPYAGDLRPGMVIIEVNDQKVASIDDLRQKLRQGAVNKLWVEFQGRRGFLALRVR, encoded by the coding sequence ATGCTGCGTAAGCTATCTCGGTTTCCGCTGGTTTTTGCGTTCCTGCTCGTCGCGCCGCTGGGTTGCGGTGCCGCCGAAAAGCAGGATGTCAATGCGGATCAACGGTTTCCTCTAGAAGAACAACGCCTGGATGCCTCGGCCAATGCCGTGGTCGTGAGTTATGCGGATGTGCTCGAAAAAGCACGCCCGGCGGTGGTTTCGGTCACCACATCCCGCATCGTCAGCTCGATGCGCGGGGGTGGGGGTGCGAGCCCGCTTGAGGACTTCCTGCGTCGCTTTTACGGTCTGCCCCAGCCGGGGCCCGGCAACCCGCAGGGGCCGCAGGGCGGTGCACCGGGGCAGGGCCAAGGGCCGGAAGGCGGCGCCGAGCGCCTGATCCCCAACGGGCTTGGTTCGGGCGTCATCATCTCCTCCGACGGCTACATCCTCACCAACAATCACGTGGTGACGGACCCGAGTGGCGAACCGGCGGACGAGATCATGGTGCAGTTGAATTCGCGCGAGGAGTTCAAGGCAGAGCTGGTCGGCCGCGATGAGCGGACCGATATCGCGCTGCTGAAGATCGACCGCACGGGCCTGCCCTTCCTGCCGATGGCCGACAGCGAGAAGCTGCGCGTGGGCGATATCGTCTTCGCGATCGGCAACCCGCTCGGCGTCGGCCAGACCACCACGATGGGCATCGTCTCGGCCACGCGCCGCACGATCGGCATCCTGGGGCAGGGCGGCTACGAAGACTTTATCCAGACGGATGCCGCGATCAATCAGGGCAATTCCGGCGGCGCGTTGATCGATGCCGGCGGCCGCCTGGTGGGCGTCAACTCCGCGATCATCTCGCGCACGGGTGGCAGCATCGGGATCGGCTTTGCCATCCCCACGCGCCTGGCCCGGAGCATCGTGGTCGACCTGATCGAGACGGGCGAAGTCCGCCGCGGCTTCCTCGGGGTGTCGATCAGCGATCTCGACCGCGACATGGCGGAGGCCTTCAACCTCGACCACGCACGCGGTGCGCTGGTGGAGTCGATCCAGCCCGATTCGCCCGCTGCCGATGCGGGGATCGAGCGGGGCGACGTGATCCTCTCGATCAATGGCCGCGAGGTCGACAACTCGTCCGACCTGCGCCTGCGTGTGGCCAGCATGAGCCCCGACACCGAGGTGACGCTGGGCATTGTGCGCGGCGGCAAGCAGCAGGACGTAAAGGTGACGCTGGGCAATCTGGACGATCAGGACGGCAGCGGCTCTGGCACCACCGGTGGCAATAACCGGGTGCTGGAAGGCGTGCGCCTGCAGACTTTGAGTGCCGAGCAGGCCGAGAGCTGGAACGTCGAGAGCCAGGAAGGGGTGATCGTGCTCGAAGTCGAGGCGCGCTCCCCCTACGCCGGCGACCTGCGCCCGGGTATGGTGATCATCGAGGTCAACGACCAGAAGGTGGCTTCGATCGACGACCTGCGCCAGAAGCTGCGTCAGGGGGCCGTGAACAAGCTTTGGGTAGAGTTCCAGGGCCGTCGCGGCTTCCTTGCCCTGCGCGTGCGCTAG
- the pyrE gene encoding orotate phosphoribosyltransferase — translation MDSAVQAEVLKIFKETGALLEGHFILRSGLRSAHFFQCARVCEHLDYVTRLIELLIPKLPTQDFETVVAPAMGGLVLGQEVARQLGKRFIFVEKDEGALALRRNFKIANGERVLVVEDVITRGGRVQETLDIIDSRGGETVAVTVLVDRSAGQAKFPIPLVSLLELDFPTYEPNQLPPHLRNIPAIKPGS, via the coding sequence ATGGATTCGGCCGTGCAAGCAGAGGTTTTGAAGATTTTCAAGGAGACAGGTGCCTTGCTGGAGGGGCACTTCATCCTGCGTTCCGGGCTGCGCAGCGCCCACTTTTTCCAATGTGCCCGCGTGTGCGAGCACCTGGATTACGTGACGCGCCTGATCGAGCTGCTCATCCCCAAGCTGCCCACGCAGGACTTCGAGACCGTCGTGGCCCCCGCCATGGGCGGCCTCGTGCTGGGCCAGGAAGTCGCCCGCCAGCTCGGCAAGCGCTTCATCTTTGTGGAAAAGGACGAAGGAGCCCTCGCCCTGCGCCGCAACTTCAAGATCGCCAACGGCGAGCGCGTGCTGGTGGTGGAAGACGTGATCACCCGCGGCGGTCGCGTGCAGGAGACGCTCGACATCATCGACAGCCGGGGCGGTGAAACCGTCGCCGTGACGGTGCTTGTCGACCGCAGCGCCGGCCAGGCCAAGTTCCCCATCCCGCTCGTGAGCCTGCTGGAGCTCGACTTCCCCACCTACGAGCCCAACCAACTGCCGCCGCACCTGCGCAATATCCCGGCGATCAAGCCCGGCTCGTAA
- a CDS encoding TonB-dependent receptor, translating to MNYRFARPTLLSSLLIPFAVCAQAQTGRVAGKIFEQSSGQPISAASLVLLNSSAYTQSDAQGAYIFDDVPVGEYTLRVYKAGFDPYDVTGIEVTQGQTASLDVALPRNSASTTSSSPTSTASSGDEMPTEIFELEAIAVTAEAIREQNVEVVAIRQQSLGAIDALSADNMSRFAVSDVAEAVTKLPGLNVSDGKYAVVRGLNDRYSTTMLNGVVMPSPDPDRQAVQLDIFPSSMIDQIIASKTYTPDLPGESSGGNINIKTKGLPEERILSFSLGTAYRDNTSFNDNFLTTNEGNDDWLAQGYDDRVFPQTDASQGPMAANKRGKPGLDTSGSLSYGDRFKIFGEQELGFIGSVSWKRDYFYRDTARLEREGVFDLRNNLVTLSSVDNEGNSAAGQPWGIWNYGAEEVSLSGLASFSYRPLKNQEFRYTYFFTRMGTDEAEELPPLDWDEDGVGQQLFYFSTLGYTEREMQLHQVEGHHYLPELMNSSLDWSYAYSTNTQDELVRNLRFIIYDANRGDYTLDSSGDHRVSQFARETDQENQIAKIDFTLPLDFFGLDSTPRFKMGGQYEDVSREFVQYQSSYSPLGRPRFESPSQIVGSANVVQNAGGQWVNYPLTAEGPATGTRTIKSGYAMAEVPFSLLSMTHKFVAGARFEQAEIEFLGVGTIQGVNFRPRYGETRPIDEGTWLPSVTLNTDVTEKFKIRTAYSRTVARPSFRELAPFATYSLADDSVEFGNPGEVFAVPSSSTPTVDGLEQSRVDNYDVRFEYFFGDADLVSLNFFYKVVSNPIERYEVRPNRFSFENNENDGKLKGLEIELSKNLGFIGDFFQVFNVGGNITYVDAKIERSTRELGPQGWNTRGASLLPRERQFYDQPEYIMNGFINFRQEEWGTDVTLSANWTSHRLSSVGYLAENALSIYDEEVTTLNLVVSQKLTDNLSLKFSIKNLLDPWINQVYDPEVVDLGAVSSQNDPTSAIYRGLENPYARSSYKRGREFGISLSYDFF from the coding sequence ATGAACTATCGATTCGCTCGTCCGACCCTCCTTTCGAGCCTTCTCATCCCATTTGCGGTCTGCGCACAGGCGCAAACGGGCCGCGTGGCAGGCAAAATCTTCGAACAGTCTTCGGGGCAGCCGATTTCTGCGGCTTCGCTGGTGCTGCTGAACTCTTCGGCCTACACCCAAAGCGACGCCCAGGGCGCCTACATCTTCGACGATGTGCCGGTGGGCGAGTACACGCTGCGCGTCTACAAGGCGGGCTTTGACCCCTACGACGTCACGGGCATCGAGGTGACGCAGGGCCAGACGGCTTCGCTGGACGTTGCCCTGCCGCGCAACTCCGCCTCCACGACTTCTTCGTCGCCCACGAGCACGGCTTCCTCTGGCGACGAAATGCCGACGGAGATCTTTGAGCTGGAGGCAATCGCGGTGACGGCCGAGGCCATCCGCGAGCAAAATGTGGAAGTGGTGGCCATCCGCCAGCAGTCGCTGGGTGCCATCGACGCCTTGAGCGCCGACAACATGAGCCGCTTTGCCGTGAGCGATGTGGCCGAAGCCGTGACCAAGCTGCCCGGCCTCAACGTGAGCGATGGCAAGTACGCCGTCGTGCGCGGCCTCAACGACCGCTACAGCACGACGATGCTCAACGGCGTCGTCATGCCCAGCCCAGACCCGGACCGCCAGGCGGTGCAGCTCGACATCTTTCCCTCTTCGATGATCGACCAGATCATCGCCAGCAAGACTTACACGCCCGACCTGCCGGGCGAGTCCAGCGGCGGCAACATCAATATCAAGACCAAGGGCCTGCCGGAAGAGCGCATCCTCTCCTTCAGCCTCGGCACCGCCTACCGCGACAATACGTCATTCAACGACAATTTCCTCACCACCAACGAGGGCAACGACGACTGGCTGGCCCAGGGCTACGACGACCGCGTCTTCCCGCAGACCGACGCCAGCCAGGGGCCGATGGCGGCCAACAAGCGGGGCAAGCCGGGTCTCGACACCAGCGGCTCCCTCTCCTACGGCGACCGCTTCAAGATCTTCGGTGAGCAGGAGCTGGGCTTCATCGGCTCGGTGAGCTGGAAGCGCGACTACTTTTACCGCGATACGGCCCGCCTGGAGCGCGAGGGCGTCTTCGACCTGCGCAACAACCTCGTCACGCTCTCCAGCGTCGACAACGAGGGCAATTCGGCTGCCGGCCAGCCTTGGGGCATCTGGAATTACGGTGCGGAAGAAGTGAGCCTCTCCGGCCTCGCCTCCTTCTCCTACCGCCCGCTGAAGAATCAGGAATTCCGCTACACCTACTTCTTCACCCGCATGGGCACCGACGAGGCCGAAGAGCTGCCTCCGCTCGACTGGGATGAAGACGGCGTCGGGCAGCAACTCTTCTACTTCAGCACCCTCGGCTACACCGAGCGCGAGATGCAGCTGCACCAGGTGGAGGGCCACCACTACCTGCCGGAGTTGATGAACTCCTCGCTCGACTGGTCTTACGCGTATTCGACCAACACGCAGGACGAGCTGGTGCGCAACCTCCGCTTCATCATCTACGATGCCAACCGGGGCGACTATACGCTGGACAGCAGCGGCGACCACCGCGTGAGCCAGTTTGCGCGTGAGACGGACCAGGAGAACCAGATCGCGAAGATCGACTTTACGCTGCCGCTCGACTTCTTCGGCCTCGACAGCACGCCGCGCTTCAAGATGGGCGGGCAGTATGAGGACGTGAGCCGCGAGTTCGTGCAATACCAGTCGAGCTACTCTCCCCTCGGGCGCCCCCGCTTCGAATCGCCCTCGCAAATCGTGGGCTCGGCCAATGTGGTGCAAAACGCGGGCGGCCAGTGGGTCAACTACCCGCTGACGGCAGAAGGGCCGGCCACCGGCACGCGCACGATCAAGTCTGGCTATGCGATGGCCGAAGTGCCGTTCAGCCTGCTTTCGATGACGCACAAGTTTGTTGCCGGCGCGCGCTTTGAGCAGGCCGAGATCGAATTCCTTGGGGTCGGCACCATTCAGGGCGTCAACTTCCGCCCGCGCTACGGTGAAACCCGCCCGATCGACGAAGGCACCTGGCTGCCCTCCGTCACCTTGAACACGGATGTGACGGAGAAGTTCAAGATCCGCACCGCCTATTCCCGCACGGTCGCGCGCCCCTCGTTCCGCGAGCTGGCCCCGTTTGCGACTTATTCGTTGGCCGACGACAGCGTGGAGTTTGGCAACCCGGGCGAAGTCTTTGCCGTGCCCTCCAGCTCGACGCCGACGGTGGACGGCCTGGAGCAGTCGCGCGTGGACAACTACGACGTGCGCTTCGAATACTTCTTTGGCGATGCCGACCTCGTGTCGCTCAACTTCTTCTACAAGGTCGTCTCCAACCCCATCGAGCGCTACGAAGTGCGCCCCAACCGCTTCTCGTTCGAAAACAACGAGAACGATGGCAAGCTGAAGGGCCTTGAGATCGAGTTGAGCAAGAACCTGGGCTTCATCGGCGATTTCTTCCAGGTGTTCAACGTCGGGGGCAACATCACCTACGTCGACGCCAAGATCGAGCGTTCGACCCGCGAGCTGGGCCCTCAGGGCTGGAACACGCGCGGCGCTTCGCTCCTGCCGCGCGAGCGCCAGTTCTACGACCAGCCGGAGTATATCATGAACGGCTTCATCAACTTCCGCCAGGAAGAGTGGGGCACCGATGTGACGCTCTCCGCGAACTGGACCAGCCACCGCCTCTCTTCGGTAGGCTACCTGGCGGAGAACGCCCTCTCGATCTACGACGAGGAGGTGACGACGCTCAACCTCGTGGTGTCGCAAAAGCTGACGGACAACCTGTCGCTCAAGTTCTCGATCAAGAACCTGCTCGATCCGTGGATCAACCAGGTTTACGACCCGGAGGTGGTCGATCTTGGAGCGGTCAGTTCGCAGAACGATCCGACGAGTGCCATTTACCGTGGGCTGGAGAATCCGTATGCGCGCAGTAGCTACAAGCGTGGTCGCGAGTTCGGTATTTCGCTCTCCTACGACTTTTTCTAG
- the coaBC gene encoding bifunctional phosphopantothenoylcysteine decarboxylase/phosphopantothenate--cysteine ligase CoaBC, with translation MALPLESKNIVLGVTGSIAAYKAADITSQLVKLGAEVHVVMTEAATRLIAPLTLQTLSRRPVCVSLWDEAEGWQPGHIEIADNADLLLVAPATANTLAQFAHGLAPDLLGNVYLATPAPVMLAPAMNGKMLAHPATQANLRTLAERGHQIIEPAEGMLACGYEGKGKLAAVDTIVQAVVDFFEARP, from the coding sequence ATGGCACTACCGCTGGAGAGCAAGAACATCGTCCTGGGCGTCACGGGCTCGATTGCGGCCTACAAGGCGGCCGACATCACCAGCCAGCTGGTAAAGCTGGGGGCCGAGGTGCATGTAGTGATGACCGAGGCCGCCACCCGTCTGATTGCGCCGCTGACGCTCCAGACCTTGAGCCGCCGCCCGGTGTGCGTGAGCCTCTGGGACGAGGCGGAGGGCTGGCAGCCGGGCCATATCGAGATCGCGGACAATGCCGACTTGCTGCTGGTGGCCCCGGCCACGGCCAATACGCTGGCCCAGTTTGCCCATGGGCTTGCCCCAGACTTGTTGGGCAACGTCTACCTCGCTACGCCTGCGCCGGTGATGCTCGCGCCGGCCATGAACGGCAAGATGCTGGCGCACCCGGCCACGCAGGCCAATTTGCGCACGTTGGCCGAGCGTGGGCACCAGATCATCGAGCCGGCGGAGGGCATGCTGGCCTGCGGCTACGAGGGCAAGGGCAAGCTGGCGGCGGTCGATACGATCGTGCAGGCAGTGGTCGACTTCTTCGAGGCGCGCCCGTAA
- a CDS encoding DUF432 domain-containing protein, producing MPADRVCLWRLGRLRLWLARAEKEWAYANENANDPEVLDASFVPHDVVPEGLEWHHHAFEHAPEQFELWPAVPPRPVVVRADRPVTIPAHESAQFFACIPVWVELWVGGPERDEQLKLATVTTRALSNTWFGNHANGELCYSLRFAASRQLDELNRHPHHIICPIVLENHSEEALEFHKLCLRTKHLAVYSGHEHFWSNVVRIRYAGKSREARVTYESGVPSHEPNLRLVSKAYEPAERVFVGLTFKHAAASDFQAMGT from the coding sequence ATGCCGGCCGACCGCGTATGCCTCTGGCGGTTGGGTCGGCTGCGCCTCTGGCTGGCCCGCGCCGAAAAGGAGTGGGCCTACGCCAACGAAAACGCGAACGACCCGGAGGTGCTCGACGCGAGCTTTGTGCCGCACGATGTCGTGCCCGAGGGGCTGGAGTGGCATCACCACGCCTTCGAGCACGCGCCCGAGCAGTTTGAGCTGTGGCCCGCAGTGCCGCCGCGCCCGGTCGTGGTGCGCGCGGATCGCCCGGTGACGATCCCGGCGCACGAGTCGGCCCAGTTTTTTGCCTGCATCCCCGTGTGGGTGGAGCTGTGGGTAGGCGGGCCGGAGCGCGACGAACAGCTAAAGCTGGCGACCGTGACCACCCGGGCGCTCTCCAATACCTGGTTTGGCAACCACGCCAACGGGGAGCTGTGCTACTCGCTGCGTTTTGCCGCCAGCCGGCAGCTCGACGAGCTGAACCGGCACCCGCACCACATCATTTGCCCCATCGTGCTGGAAAACCATAGCGAGGAGGCGCTGGAGTTCCACAAGCTGTGCCTGCGCACCAAGCACCTCGCCGTCTACTCCGGGCACGAGCACTTCTGGAGCAATGTCGTGCGCATCCGCTACGCCGGCAAATCCCGTGAGGCACGGGTGACTTACGAGAGCGGTGTTCCGAGCCACGAGCCCAACCTGCGCCTCGTTTCCAAGGCTTACGAGCCGGCCGAGCGCGTTTTTGTGGGCCTCACCTTCAAACACGCGGCCGCTTCCGACTTCCAGGCCATGGGGACTTAG
- a CDS encoding mechanosensitive ion channel family protein: protein MASLDYFSIARAAAMVLLGFPLLMLLGRLGGQMLVRHGSEHSSIILRRFILWGGSIILILLVLTELGYDITGLVATAGIATIAIGFAAQTTLSNFISGLFLIGEKPFRIGDLIRIGERLGVVASIDMLSVKLRTLDNLFVRIPNEDMIKREVVNITRYPIRRMDIEVRVAYRSDLSKVKEILAELAKENLWALDDPEPLILIKDFRPDEILFLWGVWFEKSDYLNLRNSLLQEMKERFEREGIEIPYPHLKVYAPAEGWPDSRAPLPPK from the coding sequence ATGGCTTCCCTCGATTATTTCTCGATCGCACGGGCGGCCGCCATGGTGCTGCTCGGCTTCCCCTTACTGATGTTACTGGGCCGTTTGGGCGGGCAAATGCTCGTTCGCCACGGTTCGGAGCACAGCAGCATCATCCTGCGGCGCTTCATCCTCTGGGGTGGCAGCATCATCCTGATCCTGCTGGTGCTGACGGAGCTGGGCTACGACATCACGGGCCTGGTGGCTACCGCCGGTATCGCCACCATTGCCATCGGCTTCGCGGCACAGACGACGCTCTCCAACTTCATCTCGGGCTTGTTCCTGATCGGCGAAAAGCCTTTTCGCATCGGCGACTTGATCCGGATCGGCGAGCGCCTGGGAGTGGTGGCGTCCATCGACATGCTGTCGGTCAAGCTGCGCACGCTCGACAACCTTTTCGTGCGCATCCCCAACGAGGATATGATCAAGCGGGAGGTGGTGAACATCACCCGCTACCCGATCCGCCGGATGGACATTGAGGTGCGCGTCGCCTACCGCTCCGACCTGAGCAAGGTGAAAGAGATCCTGGCCGAGCTGGCGAAGGAAAACCTGTGGGCGCTCGACGACCCGGAGCCGCTCATCCTGATCAAGGACTTCCGACCCGACGAGATCCTCTTCCTCTGGGGCGTGTGGTTTGAAAAGAGCGACTACCTCAACCTGCGCAACTCGCTGCTGCAGGAGATGAAGGAGCGCTTTGAGCGCGAGGGCATCGAGATCCCGTACCCGCACCTCAAGGTCTACGCACCGGCCGAGGGCTGGCCCGACTCGCGGGCACCGCTGCCGCCGAAATAG